The nucleotide window TCCACGCTCGACACCAGTTTCTGGCCCGCCATGTAGCGGTCGTAGGCGAGCGTCGTTGTGAGTTTTGGAATTCGTACCATCACGTCCATTCCCAGGGAGGTGCCATATGAAGAGTGAACCCTGCCATGCCCGCATTGCCGATCCGCTGTCGGAGCAAGAACTCAAAAATGATAGCAAGGAACCGGCTACCGCAATTTCTGGAAATAGCTAATCATTCAGGTTGTCGTCTTTCACGCGTTTCGAACGCCGGAGCTACCGTTTCATGGAACACGAATGCGATACGCTGCCGCACTGGTTGACCGGTTCGCCGCAAGGTGAAGCCGGGCACGCGTCGGCAGCATACAACTCGGCGCTTGCCGCCCAACCGGCTTACCCGGCCGGCACGCGGCAACTCGAGAAATCAGCCCACGCGGCTGAAGCATCCAGGGCACCCAGCCGCACCGCAACAGGCGTGGCGCCCACAGGCTTTCTCACGCTCTTCACCGAGGAGGAGATCGGCACGCCCTCGCCCGCCGCGCGGCGCGCCGCACCGGTCATCAGTCCACTGGTGCGTTTTGGCAGCGCGCAGGACCGCATCGAATTCGTGCGGCAGCGCATCAAGCAACTGGGCTTCGACTCGTTCAGCTATTCGGCCACGCGCACGTCGGCGCATCACAAGACGATGTTCGTGCTGACCAGCTACGAGTCGCAGAGCTGGCTCACGCGTTATTTCCGCGAGCGTTATTTCGAGCTCGACCCGCGCGTCGCACTCGCCTCGCCGACCGGCATGCCGTTCCTCTGGAATACGGCCGACATGCGCGCCGACTTGCCGCGTGCGCAAATGCGCAGCGAACGGCTCGGCGGGCTGATCGACATGCTGGAGGTGACCGGGCGCAAAAGCGGCATTCTCACGCAGATGCCGCTGCCCGAGCCGGAACTGAGCGCGAGCCTGTGCTTCAACTCGGAGATCGGCAATCCGCGCTGGATGACCGAGTCGATCGTGGCCGAGACGTTGATGTTCGCGCACATGATCCACGAATTCATCTGGACCCATGCGAAGAGCGTGATCGGGATCGCGCCCGCGCTGCAGCAGCGCGTGACGCTGAGCGAATTGCAGCATGCGGTGCTGAAGGCGGTGGTGCAGGGTCAGCGGGACAAGGAGATCGCCTACTTCCTCGGGCTGTCGCCGCATAACGTCGACTATCACTTGCGCCGTCTGCGGCAGTTGTTCAACGTGCGTAACCGCGTGCAGTTGATCAATGTCGCGCAGGCTTATGTGACGTAGAGGCTGGCGAAGGTCATAGCCGGCACGCAGGCGCGTGCCGGCTATGGGCCTTTCGCGATTGGACCACCGCGGCGCGCCTGCTGCGCCGGACGTGCAGCAGGGGTGCTCCGCTACGGCAATTTCCTGCGCCCTGCGGTGCACCTCATCCTGGCTCACGCGCTGCGCATCGTGCGCAGGCAATCTGCCGCAAGCTGCTGATACATCCGCGTACCCGACGACTTCGCGCGAATCTCCTCGTCGCCCAGCAGACGCACCACCCGCCCCGGCACGCCCGCCACCAGCACGCGCGGCGGCACATGCCAATCCTTCTTGACAAACGCGCAGGCGGCCACGATGGCGGCCTCGCCGAGCACCGCGCCGTCCATCACCACGGCGTGCATGCCGATCATGGTGTTCGGCTCGAGCGTCGCGCCGTGAACGATCGCGCCATGGCCGACATGGCTGTCGACCCCAAGGCGACAGGAATTATCGACACCCGTATGCAGCACGCAGGCGTCCTGCACGTTGCTGCCGCGCTCGACCACCACCGCGCCGAAATCGCCGCGCAGGCTCGCGAACGGCCCGATGTAACAGCACGCGCCCACCGTCACGTCACCGATCAGCACCGCGCTCGGATGCACGTACGCCGACGGGTCGACGCGCGGCCGCTTTCCGTTGAACTCATAGAGCGCCATCGCTTCGCGCCGGCCGCGTCAGGCCGCCTGCGACGACAGGTGATAGTCGTCGGCGCCCCAGTACGCGCGCATGCGCACGATCTTGCCGGCGGCGTCGAAGTCCATCACGTCGGTCACGTCGATATGCGCGGGGTGTCCGTCTTGCGACGTGACATGCACGCGAAAGCTGATCGACGCGCTATTGCCGTGCGACCCGCGCGGCGGCGCCATCAGTTCGAGCCGCGCGCCCACCGAGGTCGCGTACGCATAGAACGCGTCGATCTCACTGCGGCCTTCTTTCACTGGCGTGCCGACCGGGTCCTCGACGCTCGCGTTGTCGGCGAACAGCGCCGCCACGCGCGCGGCGTCGGCCGCGTTAAACGCCTCGATATACTCGACGAGGCGCGCCTTCATGTTTTCACTGGTGTTCATTCGCGCTCCTAGCGTGCGGTGTAGCCGCCGTCGATCACCAACTCCGTGCCCGTCACGTAGCGCCCGGCCGGCGAGACCAGATAGAGAATGCCCGCGGCGATATCCTGCGGATCGCCGATCTTCGCGAGCGGCACGAGCGTTTTCATGTGCGCGAAAATCTGCTCCGGGTCGCCGAGCCTGGCGAATGCTTCTTCCAGCAGCGGCGTGCGAATGAAGCCGGGGTGCACCGAGTTCGCGCGGATGTTCTGCGTGGCGTACAGCATCGCTTCGGTCTTCGCCATCAGGCGCACCGCGCCTTTCGACGCGTGATACGCCGGCACGTCCGGTCCGCCGACGAGGCCGTACATCGACGACAGATTCACGATCGAGCCGCCGCCTGCGGCCAGCAGGTGCGGGATCGCGTACTTGGTGCAGAGGAACACGCCCGTGACATTCACGTCGATGACTTGCTGCCACTGCTGCAGCGTCATTTCGTGCGTCGGCAGATTCGCGCCTTCGATGCCCGCGTTGTTCACTAGCGCGTCGAGTCGTCCGAAGCGCGCGGCGATTTCACCGAACACGCTTTGCACGCTGTCTTCCTGCGTGACGTCCATCTTCCAGAACGCCGCCTTGCCGCCCGACTCATTGATCTCGGCGACGAGTTGTTCGCCGGCTTGCGTGAGCACGTCGAGCACGGCGATCGCCGAGCCGGCCGCCGCCAGCGTGCGCGCCGTCTGCGCGCCGATGCCGCGCGCGCCACCTGTGATCGCGGTCACTTTGCCGCTCATGTCGAATAGCTGATGGGGAAATGTCATACCGTCTCCGTCATGTTGTCGTTGGATGGTCCGCGCCGCGCGGTGTCACGTGATGTCGCGTTTCCTTGCGCCGCAGACTGAAGCATGCCTCAAGCGCCGCGCCGCTCCGCGAGAAATTCCAGGCATTCGCGGTTGAAATACCGCCGGTGCTCGACCATCACCCAATGGCCGCAGCGATTCATCAGCACGAAGCGGGCGTCGGCACAATGTTCGAGAAAGCGCATCGCGCCGCTCGCCGGATTGAAGCGGTCGTCGCTGCCCCAGAAGCCGAGCACCGGGCACTTCAGCTCGGCGAGACGCGTGGTGAGGTTCGGCACGCGCATGGTCGAGAGCACTTCGGGCGGCTGTTGTTCGCACACGCGCAGGCGTTCGTCGACCAGCGCGTCGGTGACGAGGCTGCGATCGAACACCAGCATTTCGAGCAGTTGCCGCATGGTCAGCCGGTTCATTTGCCGATTCGTGAACAGCGACACCATCTTCTGGATGCCGTCCATTCTGAAGTAGGTCTCGCGCTCTTCGACGCCGCCGGGCGCCATCATGATCAGACTGTCGACGTCGTCGGGATAGTCGAGCGCGTATTGCAGCGCGATCGCGCCGCCTAGCGAATTGCCGAGCAACGTGGCCCGCCCGATGCCGTTGGCCGTGAGTTGCGCACGCAATGCGCTGACGAAGAAATCGAGCGTGTAGTGCACGTCGGCAGGCTTGGACGATGCGCCGTAACCCGGCAAATCGACCACGATCGCCCGGTAGCCGGCGGCGGCGAATTGCGGGTAGTTGTGCTTGAAATTGCTGAAGCCGCTTGCACCGGGCCCGCTGCCGTGAATGAACACGACGGGCGCGCCGCTGCCGGCTTCGAAGTGATGCAGCGTGAGGCCGCCGGGCACCTCGGTGAAAATGCCGGTGGGCGGCTGCAAAGGTGCGCGCGTTTGCGACGCGGCTTCCTGAAACTCGGTGGGCGTTGCGGTCATGCGCGCTTGTCTCCTGTGTCGATCGGAGTTGGCGCTTTAGCGCCTACTCCGATCCCATGCAAAGCTGTCGATCGGCGACGTGTGAGTCGCCAGCGCAATCATCATCGGCGCGAATGCACGGATCGGCATCGTCTTTTCAGACTACGAGGCGCCGCCGCATTTCTCCTACCATCGGGCCCACACGAACTGATGGAGACAGCGGCAATGACGGGATTCGATTTCAGCGGCAAGGTGGTGCTGGTGACGGGCGGCACCAAGGGAATTGGCGCGGGCATCGCGCAGGCGTTCGTCGCGGCGGGCGCGACCGTGTATGTATGTGGACGCACGCCGCCAGAGAACGCCGCATCGGGCTCGCCGGAGCGTCGCGATCCGCGTGACGAGCGGTCAGGAAGCTCTCGTGATGACGCGCCTCGTAATCCGTCCGCGCACGCGCCAAACCCAACCCCGCGCTTCATCGCCGCAGACGTACGCGACATAGACGCAATCGACACCATGCTCGCGCGGATCGAGCGTGAAACCGGCCGCCTCGACATTGTGGTCAACAACGCGGGCGGTGCCCCGTTCGCGCTCGCCGCCGATGCCTCTCCGCGTTTCACCGAAGCGGTCATCCGCCTGAACCTGCTCGCACCGCTGCAACTCGCGCAACGCGCCAATGCGCTGATGCAGCGCCAGCGCGACGGCGGCGTGCTGTTGTTCATCGGCAGTGTGAGCGGCTTGCGGGCCTCACCGGGCACGGCCGCATACGGCGCGGCCAAAGCGGGCCTGCTCAATGCCGTGCGTTCGCTCGCGGTCGAATGGGCGCCGAAGGTACGCGTCTGCGCAGTGAGCCCGAGTCTCGTGGAAACCGAAACCGCCACGAGCGGACACACCGGTTCATCAAAGAGCGACGCGCAAGACACCGCCCTCGCCAGCATCGAAGCAACGATTCCCGCGGGCCGTCTCGCCCAGCCTGCCGACATTGCGTCCGCGTGCCTCTTTCTCGCATCGCCTCACGCGGCGTATGCATCGGGCAGCAACCTGATTCTCGAAGGCGGCGGCGAAGTGCCAGCCTTTCTCGCCGCCACCGGCCAGCATCAAGCCTTTGCCGCGAAGTCCGAGGAACCTGCACGTCATTAGCACGCACGTCCCCAGGACAACCGACTAGTCCGTTTTGACGATTCTCGCGCCGCACGCGCCGCCTAACCTCTGAGCACAACAAATTTCAGATGTGACCACAGAGGAGACAGAATGCAGATCAACGGAACACGAGAGCGCGCACCAGCGATGCGCGCGCTGTGCACGGCATGCAAACTCGCGATGCTGGCCGCGGCGACGCTCAATATGGCCCCCGCCCACGCGGGCGACACGCTCAATCTCGGCGCGGACACCACGCTCGATTACACCTTCACGCTCGGCTATGGTCTCGGCATGCGCACACGCGCGCCGAGCGGCAACCTGCTGACGCCGGAGAATATCAACGGCGACGACGGCGACCGCAACTTCGCCAAAAACAAGCTGATCCAGAACCAGGTGAGCCTGCTCGGCGAAGTGAACCTGAAGCACGACGACTGGGGCGTATTCGTGCGCGCCGACACGTTCTACGATCAGGCCTATCAACATCCGAACTACAACGACGCACCCGGCACCGTGAATCACGGCGGCGTCTTCAACAACTTCACCGAGCAGGCGAATTACTGGGCCGGCGGCCGCACCCAACTGCTCGCCGCCTACGTGTACAACACATTCAAGCTGGGCGGCACCAGCCTGAACGTGAAGGTCGGAGATCAGGTCGTGGCGTGGGGCGAGAGCGTGTTCTTCCCGAACATCGCGGGCGCGCAAGGCCCTGCTGACGCCACTAAATCATTCGTCGCCGGCGCTGAAGTGAAGGACATTCTGCTGCCGGTTCCGCAGATCTCCACGCAATGGCAGATCGCGCCGAATTTCAGCCTGCTCGGCTATTACCAGTTCTCTTTCCAGCCGAATCAGTTGAGCGCGCCCGGCAGCTACATGAGCTATTCCGACGTGGTCGGGCCCGGCGCGGAATACATCATCGGACCGGGCGGCATCCATATTCCGCGCGGTGACGATATTCGTCCGGGCAACAGCGGTCAATGGGGTCTCGGCGCGCGCTGGCGCGTGTTCGGCGATACCGAAATCGGCGCCTACTACCTGCACTACAACGACATGAATCCCAGTGTCGTGACAACCTATTTCCCGACGCTCGGCTATCAGCAGAAGTACTTCGACAACATCAAGCTCAGCGGCCTGAGTTTTTCCACTGATCTGAACGGTGTGAACGTCGCGGGCGAAACCTCGTACCGGCAAGGCGCCGCCGTGCTCGTGAATACCGCCGCCGGTGCGCAAACCACGCGCGGCGACATCTGGCAATCGAATCTCTCCGCGATCTATTCGATCGGCCCGACCTTCCTCGCCGCCTCGCAAACGCTGGTGGGCGAAGTGTCGTACGTGCACGCCGGCAACGTCACGCCGCTGCTCGGTTCGTCGACGCTCGCCAACACGCGCAATTCCGCCGCGTTCGAAGTGGCCTGGACGCTGAGCTACAAGAACGTCTTCAGCGGCTGGGACGTGGACGTGCCCATCACTTACGCCGACGACTTCACCGGCAAATCGGCGCTGGCCGGCGCGCTCGGTTCGATGACCGGCGTAGGCGATCACCGCGTGACGGTGGGTGTGAACTTCACGCGTCTGAGCAACCTGAAACTCGCGCTGGTCTACGCGAAGTTTCTCGGCCGCCCGGACCCGACCAACCGCCCGCTCGCCGATCGCGACTATGTGCTCGCGACCGCGACCTATTCGTTCTGAGTTGACGCGCCGCGTTGAACCCGAAGGTGATTCCGCGGCGCCTTGCAACACGCATCACCCTTTGAATCAGCCGTCTTTTTACTGCAAGAGGATTTGGTCATGAGTCGAATTTTCAATCCCGCACTGCGTGTCTGCGTGTTCGCTGCAGGCGCCGCGCTCGCAGCCGCATCGTTCGCCAAAACCAGCCCGGAAGATATCGCCAAACTCGAAGGACCGCTCACGCCGATGGGCGCCGAGCGCGCGGCCAACGCCGACGGCACGATCCCCGCATGGAGCGGCAAGTGGTTTGGCACGCCACCCGGCGTCGACTACAAGCAGGGGCAGCGCTTTCCCGATCCGTATGCAAGCGAGAAGCCGCTCTTCGTGATTACCGCGCAAAACATGCAGCAATACGAAGCGCGCCTGACGGACGGCGAGAAAGCGCTGCTCAAGAAGTATCCCGACACCTTCAAGATTCCGGTCTATCCGAGCCACCGCGATTTCAGCTACGGCGATGCCGTGTACAAGGACATTCGCCTGTACGCGCCCACCACCACGATGACGAAGGACCAGAATGGCCTGAAGGAGTTTCCGCCGGTCACGCCGTTCCCGGTGCCGAAGAACGGCGTGGAGGCGATGTGGAATCTGCGCTTCGCGTCGGCCATCGAAGGCGAAACCGCGACCTACGATCAGGCCGTCGTCTATCCGGACGGCAATATCGCGTGGGGCAAGGTGCAATACGCGATCTACGGACCGCGCAGCGCGGACCGCTTCGATCCGAAGAGCGCACTGAACAGCAAGAGCTTCTTCCGCCAGACCACCATGCTGCCGCTCTCCGATCGCGGCACGATCATCACCGGCTTCGAGATGTGGGACCAGGAAGGCTCCGATACGCGCCGTACCTGGTCATATAACCCCGGCACGCGACGCGTGCGGCAGGCGCCGGAATTCGGCTTCGACCAGCCCGAAGGACCGGGCGGCTTCCGTACCGTCGATGACGACCGCCTCTTCAACGGCTCGGGCGAACGTTACGACTGGAAGATCATCGGCAAGCGCGAGGTGTACGTCCCCTACGACAACTACAAGCTGATGGACCCGTCGATCAAGTACACCGATCTGCTCACCAAGGGTCACGAGAACATGCAGTACATGCGCTTCGAACTGCATCGTGTCTGGGTGTTGCAGGCCACGCTCAAGTCCGGCTATCGCCATCAATACGCGAAACGTGTGCTGTATCTCGACGAAGACACGTGGAATGCCGTGGCCGCCGACAACTACGACGCACGCGGCACGCTATGGCGCACGAACTTCGCGCCGACGCTCTATGCCTTCGATGCCAAGACGTTCTATTCGACCGCCGTGTTCTATCACGACCTGATCTCCGGTGCCTATTACGCCGACCGTCTGGTGAATCAGGAACCGATGCCGGTGCTCACGCGTGGCTCACAACTGACCGAAGCCTACTTCTCACCTGACGCGATTCGCGGCGCGGGCAACTGAACCCGCTTGCGTTTCTATCGCGTGCAAGAGCGGCGCTGCGTTCGTGCGGCGCCGCTCGAAACTCTCCACTCGTATCGGTCATGACCTCGACACATCACGCCGAACTCGGCGACACGCTCTATTGCGCCTGGCTCGACCGCACGCCGGTCGCGCCGTTCTCCGCGCGCGCTGACGGCTTGCCGCTCGCCGACGCCTACCGTGTGCAACAGCATTTCATCGCGCGCCGGCTCGCGGCCGGCGAAACCGTCGTCGGCAAGAAGATCGGCGTGACGAGCCAGGTCGTGCAGGACATGCTCGACGTGCGTCAGCCTGACTTCGGCGTGCTGCTTTCGGGCATGCACTACGCCGCCGGCCAGGCGATCCCCATCGACACGCTGATCCAGCCGCGCGCGGAAGGCGAGATCGCGTTCTATCTGCAACGCGATCTGCGCGGCCCCGGCGTCACGCGCGAAGACGTGCTAGCCGCCACCGGATCGGTGGGCGCGTGTTTCGAGATCGTCGATTCGCGCATTCGCGACTGGGCAATCCGCATCGGCGATACCGTCGCCGACAACGCCTCGTGCGGCGTCTACGTGCTCGGCCACGAGCGCGTGCCGCCGGACGCGCTCGATCTGGCCGCCTGCCGGATGACGCTCGACAAGAACGGCGAACGCGTCGCCGAAGGTATCGGCGCCGCGGCGCTCGGCCATCCCGCCGACGCCGTCGCGTGGCTCGCCAATACGCTTGGCGAACTCGGCATGCCCCTGCTCGCGAGCGAGGTCGTGTTGTCCGGTTCGCTCGCGGCGCTGATTCCCGTAATCCGTGGCGACGTGCTGGAAATGCATATAGAAGGCATCGGCGGTTGCTCGGTGCGTTTCGTTTGAAGTCTCGACCGTCTCTCACTTAAGGATGCATTGAATGAGCAAGATCAAATGCGCATTGATCGGGCCCGGCAACATCGGCACCGATCTGCTGTACAAACTGCGTCGCAGCGCGGTGCTCGAACCGGTCTGGATGGTCGGTGTCGACGCCGCCTCCGAAGGCCTCGCGCGGGCTCGCGAGCTGGGCCTGAAAACGACTGCTGAGGGCATCGACGGCCTGCTGCCGCATCTGGCCGCCGACGACATCCGCATCGCCTTCGACGCCACGTCCGCGTACGTGCACCGCGAGCACTCCGACAAGCTGACTGCGCGCGGCGTACGCGTGATCGACCTGACGCCTGCCGCGATCGGCCCGTTCTGCGTGCCACCGGTCAATCTTGCCGCGCAGAACGACCAGCAGGTGATGAACGTCAACATGGTCACGTGCGGCGGCCAGGCGACCATTCCGATGGTGTATGCCGTGTCGCGCGTGCAGCGCGTGGCGTACGGCGAGATCGTCGCGACCGTGTCGTCGCGTTCGGTCGGACCCGGCACGCGCAAGAACATCGACGAGTTCACGCGCACCACGTCGCTTGCGATCGAACAGATCGGCGGTGCGGCCGTGGGCAAGGCGATCATCGTGATCAATCCGGCGGAGCCGCCGCTCATCATGCGCGACACCATTCATTGCTTGACCGAAGGCGATCCGGACATCGACGCGATCACCGCATCCGTGCATGCAATGGTCGATGAAGTGCGCCAATACGTGCCCGGTTATACGCTGAAAAACGGCCCGGTATTCGACGGCCGGCGCGTCTCCGTGTTCATGGAAGTCGAAGGTCTCGGCGACTACTTGCCGAAGTACGCCGGCAATCTCGACATCATGACCGCGGCCGCCGCGCGCACCGCTGAAGTTTTCGCTCAACAGATGCTGGCAGCATCGCCCGTCACTGCGTAAGGAGCCGACCATGTCTCTCGAAGGAACCCGCATCACCGTGCACGACATGACGTTGCGCGACGGCATGCACCCCAAGCGCCATCAGATTTCACTGGAACAGATGCGCACCATCGCGCGCGGCCTCGACGCCGCCGGCGTGCCGCTGATCGAAGTCACGCATGGCGATGGTCTTGGAGGCGCGTCGGTGAACTATGGTTTTCCGGCGCATACCGACGAGGCGTATCTGAGCGCCGTGCTCGCCGAACTGAAGCAGGCGAAGGTGTCGGCGCTGTTGATTCCCGGCATCGGCACGGTGGATCATTTGCGCATGGCGCACGGGCTCGGCGTGCAGACGATTCGGGTGGCGACGCATTGCACTGAAGCGGACGTGTCTGAGCAGCATATTGGTCTTGCGCGCAAGCTGGAGATGGATACGGTTGGTTTTCTGATGATGGCGCATATGGCGCCGCCTGAGCAGCT belongs to Paraburkholderia aromaticivorans and includes:
- a CDS encoding helix-turn-helix transcriptional regulator: MEHECDTLPHWLTGSPQGEAGHASAAYNSALAAQPAYPAGTRQLEKSAHAAEASRAPSRTATGVAPTGFLTLFTEEEIGTPSPAARRAAPVISPLVRFGSAQDRIEFVRQRIKQLGFDSFSYSATRTSAHHKTMFVLTSYESQSWLTRYFRERYFELDPRVALASPTGMPFLWNTADMRADLPRAQMRSERLGGLIDMLEVTGRKSGILTQMPLPEPELSASLCFNSEIGNPRWMTESIVAETLMFAHMIHEFIWTHAKSVIGIAPALQQRVTLSELQHAVLKAVVQGQRDKEIAYFLGLSPHNVDYHLRRLRQLFNVRNRVQLINVAQAYVT
- a CDS encoding transferase hexapeptide repeat family protein, translated to MALYEFNGKRPRVDPSAYVHPSAVLIGDVTVGACCYIGPFASLRGDFGAVVVERGSNVQDACVLHTGVDNSCRLGVDSHVGHGAIVHGATLEPNTMIGMHAVVMDGAVLGEAAIVAACAFVKKDWHVPPRVLVAGVPGRVVRLLGDEEIRAKSSGTRMYQQLAADCLRTMRSA
- a CDS encoding nuclear transport factor 2 family protein, with protein sequence MNTSENMKARLVEYIEAFNAADAARVAALFADNASVEDPVGTPVKEGRSEIDAFYAYATSVGARLELMAPPRGSHGNSASISFRVHVTSQDGHPAHIDVTDVMDFDAAGKIVRMRAYWGADDYHLSSQAA
- a CDS encoding SDR family NAD(P)-dependent oxidoreductase produces the protein MTFPHQLFDMSGKVTAITGGARGIGAQTARTLAAAGSAIAVLDVLTQAGEQLVAEINESGGKAAFWKMDVTQEDSVQSVFGEIAARFGRLDALVNNAGIEGANLPTHEMTLQQWQQVIDVNVTGVFLCTKYAIPHLLAAGGGSIVNLSSMYGLVGGPDVPAYHASKGAVRLMAKTEAMLYATQNIRANSVHPGFIRTPLLEEAFARLGDPEQIFAHMKTLVPLAKIGDPQDIAAGILYLVSPAGRYVTGTELVIDGGYTAR
- a CDS encoding alpha/beta fold hydrolase is translated as MTATPTEFQEAASQTRAPLQPPTGIFTEVPGGLTLHHFEAGSGAPVVFIHGSGPGASGFSNFKHNYPQFAAAGYRAIVVDLPGYGASSKPADVHYTLDFFVSALRAQLTANGIGRATLLGNSLGGAIALQYALDYPDDVDSLIMMAPGGVEERETYFRMDGIQKMVSLFTNRQMNRLTMRQLLEMLVFDRSLVTDALVDERLRVCEQQPPEVLSTMRVPNLTTRLAELKCPVLGFWGSDDRFNPASGAMRFLEHCADARFVLMNRCGHWVMVEHRRYFNRECLEFLAERRGA
- a CDS encoding SDR family oxidoreductase — protein: MTGFDFSGKVVLVTGGTKGIGAGIAQAFVAAGATVYVCGRTPPENAASGSPERRDPRDERSGSSRDDAPRNPSAHAPNPTPRFIAADVRDIDAIDTMLARIERETGRLDIVVNNAGGAPFALAADASPRFTEAVIRLNLLAPLQLAQRANALMQRQRDGGVLLFIGSVSGLRASPGTAAYGAAKAGLLNAVRSLAVEWAPKVRVCAVSPSLVETETATSGHTGSSKSDAQDTALASIEATIPAGRLAQPADIASACLFLASPHAAYASGSNLILEGGGEVPAFLAATGQHQAFAAKSEEPARH
- a CDS encoding DUF1302 family protein codes for the protein MQINGTRERAPAMRALCTACKLAMLAAATLNMAPAHAGDTLNLGADTTLDYTFTLGYGLGMRTRAPSGNLLTPENINGDDGDRNFAKNKLIQNQVSLLGEVNLKHDDWGVFVRADTFYDQAYQHPNYNDAPGTVNHGGVFNNFTEQANYWAGGRTQLLAAYVYNTFKLGGTSLNVKVGDQVVAWGESVFFPNIAGAQGPADATKSFVAGAEVKDILLPVPQISTQWQIAPNFSLLGYYQFSFQPNQLSAPGSYMSYSDVVGPGAEYIIGPGGIHIPRGDDIRPGNSGQWGLGARWRVFGDTEIGAYYLHYNDMNPSVVTTYFPTLGYQQKYFDNIKLSGLSFSTDLNGVNVAGETSYRQGAAVLVNTAAGAQTTRGDIWQSNLSAIYSIGPTFLAASQTLVGEVSYVHAGNVTPLLGSSTLANTRNSAAFEVAWTLSYKNVFSGWDVDVPITYADDFTGKSALAGALGSMTGVGDHRVTVGVNFTRLSNLKLALVYAKFLGRPDPTNRPLADRDYVLATATYSF
- a CDS encoding DUF1329 domain-containing protein: MSRIFNPALRVCVFAAGAALAAASFAKTSPEDIAKLEGPLTPMGAERAANADGTIPAWSGKWFGTPPGVDYKQGQRFPDPYASEKPLFVITAQNMQQYEARLTDGEKALLKKYPDTFKIPVYPSHRDFSYGDAVYKDIRLYAPTTTMTKDQNGLKEFPPVTPFPVPKNGVEAMWNLRFASAIEGETATYDQAVVYPDGNIAWGKVQYAIYGPRSADRFDPKSALNSKSFFRQTTMLPLSDRGTIITGFEMWDQEGSDTRRTWSYNPGTRRVRQAPEFGFDQPEGPGGFRTVDDDRLFNGSGERYDWKIIGKREVYVPYDNYKLMDPSIKYTDLLTKGHENMQYMRFELHRVWVLQATLKSGYRHQYAKRVLYLDEDTWNAVAADNYDARGTLWRTNFAPTLYAFDAKTFYSTAVFYHDLISGAYYADRLVNQEPMPVLTRGSQLTEAYFSPDAIRGAGN
- the dmpE gene encoding 2-oxopent-4-enoate hydratase, yielding MTSTHHAELGDTLYCAWLDRTPVAPFSARADGLPLADAYRVQQHFIARRLAAGETVVGKKIGVTSQVVQDMLDVRQPDFGVLLSGMHYAAGQAIPIDTLIQPRAEGEIAFYLQRDLRGPGVTREDVLAATGSVGACFEIVDSRIRDWAIRIGDTVADNASCGVYVLGHERVPPDALDLAACRMTLDKNGERVAEGIGAAALGHPADAVAWLANTLGELGMPLLASEVVLSGSLAALIPVIRGDVLEMHIEGIGGCSVRFV
- a CDS encoding acetaldehyde dehydrogenase (acetylating), whose protein sequence is MSKIKCALIGPGNIGTDLLYKLRRSAVLEPVWMVGVDAASEGLARARELGLKTTAEGIDGLLPHLAADDIRIAFDATSAYVHREHSDKLTARGVRVIDLTPAAIGPFCVPPVNLAAQNDQQVMNVNMVTCGGQATIPMVYAVSRVQRVAYGEIVATVSSRSVGPGTRKNIDEFTRTTSLAIEQIGGAAVGKAIIVINPAEPPLIMRDTIHCLTEGDPDIDAITASVHAMVDEVRQYVPGYTLKNGPVFDGRRVSVFMEVEGLGDYLPKYAGNLDIMTAAAARTAEVFAQQMLAASPVTA